Genomic segment of Sulfitobacter faviae:
GCTACCTTGCCGCCGGGGGCCGGGTGATCATGGTCGGCATGCCCCACAGCGGGGCCGAGGCCAGCTATGAACCAGTGGTCCTCGCCGCCCTAGGGCAAGGCATGGTCGGCTCCAAAATGGGCGATGTGGTGATCCAGCGCGACATTCCGTGGATGGTCGACCTCTATCTTCAGGGCCGCCTGCAACTCGACAGCCTGATCTCTGGCCGCTGGCAGCTGGATCAGATCAACGAGGCGATTGCCGACACCAAGACCGGCGCCGCGCGGCGCAATGTGATCGTCTTCGACCGGTCCTAAATCGGCCCCGAGGCGGGCGGACGCTACGGCAGATCGCCGATCAGAAGGGCGCGAAAATCATTTACATTGGTCCCGGTGGGGCCAGTGTGAAACAGCGCATCAATCGCCTCGAAGGCCCCAAAAGCATCGTTGCGCTGCAAAGCGCCGCGCGGGTCCACCCCCGCCGCGCGCATCGCAGCCGCCGTGCCCGCCTCGACAAAGGCGCCCGCGTTATCCTCTGACCCGTCGATACCATCAGTATCGGCGGCCAAGGCCGTGATCCCATCCTGCCCTTCGAGCGCCAGCGCGAGGGACAGCGCAAACTCACTATTCCGCCCGCCGCGGCCCTTGTGGCGCAGGGTGACCGTCGTCTCACCACCTGAAAGGAGCACCAGCGGGGCGGGATGGGGAAAACCGCTTTCCTGCGCCTGCCGCGCGAGGGCCGCATGGACCAACGCCACCTCCCGCGCCTCGCCCTCAATCGCGTCCGACAGTATCCACGCGTTCACCCCCCGCGCCTGCGCGGCCTTGGCCGCGGCGGCAAGCGACAGACCGGCAGAGGCAATGACATGGGTCTGCGTAGTGCTTGGCGCGTCCTGCAACGGTTGCGCGGCGGCCTCTTGCAGAAAAGCCATACAGCGCTCCGGCAGTTCCAACCCCCGCGCGGCCACCTCTTCCAACACCCCCCTCGCAGTACGCCGCCCCGGCACTGTGGGGCCAGAGGCCACGGCCCCCGGATCATCCCCCGGCACATCCGAGACGACAAGGCTCACCATCCGCGCGGGATGGGCCAGTTCCGCCAGACGTCCGCCGTTGACCGTGCTGAACTGCTTGCGGATGTCGTTCATGACAGAGATCGGCGCGCCCGAGGCCAAGAGCGCCGCGTTCAACGCCTGCAAATCCTTTAGCGTCAGCCCCTCTGGCGGGGCGGGCAAAAGCGATGAGCCGCCGCCGCAGATCAGCGCGATCACCTGATCCTCCGGCGCCAGACCTTGCACCGCTTCCTGCAAGGCGCGGGCAGCCTCGATCCCGGCCTGATCGGGCACCGGGTGGGCGGCCTCCAGCACCTTGATCCGCTGACAAGGCGCGCCATAGCCGTAGCGGGTGACCACAACACCGTCATAGGGATGCGGCCAGATGGCCTCGAACGCCTGCGCCAATTGCGCCGCCCCTTTGCCCGCACCGATCACC
This window contains:
- a CDS encoding glycerate kinase type-2 family protein; translation: MSNLNDPKRQFLAELFDTAVAAADPHLILKDQLPPPPKGRTVVIGAGKGAAQLAQAFEAIWPHPYDGVVVTRYGYGAPCQRIKVLEAAHPVPDQAGIEAARALQEAVQGLAPEDQVIALICGGGSSLLPAPPEGLTLKDLQALNAALLASGAPISVMNDIRKQFSTVNGGRLAELAHPARMVSLVVSDVPGDDPGAVASGPTVPGRRTARGVLEEVAARGLELPERCMAFLQEAAAQPLQDAPSTTQTHVIASAGLSLAAAAKAAQARGVNAWILSDAIEGEAREVALVHAALARQAQESGFPHPAPLVLLSGGETTVTLRHKGRGGRNSEFALSLALALEGQDGITALAADTDGIDGSEDNAGAFVEAGTAAAMRAAGVDPRGALQRNDAFGAFEAIDALFHTGPTGTNVNDFRALLIGDLP